Proteins from one Panicum virgatum strain AP13 chromosome 7K, P.virgatum_v5, whole genome shotgun sequence genomic window:
- the LOC120643145 gene encoding uncharacterized protein LOC120643145, with protein MASSPKQLQLLSSDATTNSRRLGALALAHSSQLGTPQLRPASLAAGSEAGEAGAMFTDGMSRLAVAVSVTVALSLAIFLTILVLLLADLFCAHLRRRRLRAEASQSKLGPLALSPARTEDGSVATTTAAREALSSTPPFYYAHGVLHAPNTKDLLLAIPKLESAVWRWSPARRSTPSRSGSGSSAGSSARGDGFMCISNPVYDRGGAQGQAAPGAGDSPPFETPGASPSPSPFGITEEEEEGGFSPPLSAMRKLPPVGVVAYPPPALSFADARPAMTVTDTNRASTSSSNLTAHFFSSWSSK; from the coding sequence ATGGCATCGTCTCCTAAGCAGCTGCAGCTTTTGTCTTCTGACGCGACCACAAACAGTCGCCGCTTGGGAGCGCTTGCACTTGCCCACTCTTCTCAGCTCGGCACTCCACAGCTCCGCCCCGCTTCGCTCGCCGCGGGTTCCGAAGCCGGCGAGGCCGGCGCCATGTTCACCGACGGCATGTCGAGGCTGGCCGTGGCGGTCAGCGTGACGGTGGCGCTCAGCCTGGCCATCTTCCTCACCATCCTGGTGCTCCTCCTCGCGGACCTCTTCTGCGcccacctccggcggcggcggctccgcgccGAGGCGTCCCAGTCGAAGCTGGGCCCGCTGGCGCTGTCCCCCGCGCGCACCGAGGACGGGTCGGTGGCgaccacgacggcggcgcgcgaggcGCTCTCCAGCACGCCGCCGTTCTACTACGCGCACGGCGTGCTCCACGCGCCCAACACCAAGGACCTCCTCCTGGCCATCCCCAAGCTGGAGTCCGCCGTGTGGCGGTGgtcgcccgcgcgccgctcgaCGCCGTCGCGCTCGGGCTCGGGCTCGTCCGCGGGCTCCTCGGCGCGCGGCGATGGGTTCATGTGCATCTCCAACCCGGTGTACGACCGAGGCGGCGCGCAGGGCCAGGCCGCGCCGGGCGCCGGGGACTCGCCGCCGTTCGAGACGCCgggcgcgtcgccgtcgccgtcgccgttcgggatcacggaggaggaggaggaaggcgggTTCTCTCCGCCGCTGTCGGCGATGCGGAAGCTCCCGCCAGTGGGCGTCGTGGCGTACCCCCCGCCCGCGCTGAGCTTCGCCGATGCCAGGCCGGCAATGACGGTGACCGACACCAACcgggcctccacctcctcgtccAATCTCACCGCCCACTTCTTCTCTTCATGGTCATCGAAGTAA